The genomic region aatatttaaatctggtgcaaaatctaacattcggaactaccgtggaatagccattatctcatgcattccaaaattatttgaaaaaattgtaaacgaaaaactttttcatcaacttaaaaatgtaataacaaacaaacaacatggcttttttaaaggccgctcaactacaacaaatctcttagaatttatgacattcactctgaatgcaatggacgccggaaactacgtagaaactctttacactgactttagcaaagccttcgaccgtattgacatacctttacttctacacaaactacaaaaatatggcatagaacatactcttcttgaatggctcaaatcatacttaacgaatcgtgtacaggtagtccgcttccaaaacattctgtccgaaccaattaatgtaacttctggcgtacctcagggttctcacttagggcctctccttttcattttacatataaacgacatttccttcatactcaaaaatctgaaagtgcttatatatgcagacgacatgaaactcttcatggaaattaaaaatatcaacgacgctgtaatattccagaacgaaatcaatctattccacatttggtgctgcaaaagtctactccaactcaatgtaaaaaaatgtaactcaataactttcagtaggaaaaatgaaactatatccacaaacatacatctaggaaatcaacttgtagaaaaatgtaaaattgtaagagatttaggcgtaatcttagactccaagctcacttttgttgaacactacaataccataatcaataaagctaatagcatgctgggctttattaaacgcttcagtcataactttcaggacccatacacaattaaattattatacactacatatgtcagacctattttggaatattgcagtctagtatggaatccatacaatattattcacgaagaacgcatcgaatctattcaaaaacaatttcttttatatgcacttcgtaaattaaactggacaacattccctctaccatcatatgaagcacgctgcatgctcatcaatatacaaacacttaaagaacgccgcgactttgcaatgctttattttatcagcgacattatttctcaacgcattcaatcagctccattattatcgcaattaaatttttatatacctagccgtcaactacgttccaggaaattatttttagaaaaacaagctagaacaaattatgcaaaatacagtccagtcaatcgaataatgcgccattacaatcaatacagcgaacatcttgaccttactatgtcaaaaaatcaaatcaaatctcagctatgtcgtagaaataatgcgtagtatgtaagtgaacattgtaaacaatttatatgtagtctacatttgcttgacgaaaaaataaaaaagaggcagaactcgaacctgcgttccaatgcaaaacaatcaacgcgcaagaatgttccacaaaaggatgaaattaatttcccacggctcccaccgaagagggatattccgaatttgtcgccacttcctcgcagcaatccaaagacttcagccgctggatctcaaaaagaatcttcctcaagaatccctcctggatggggcaataatcaaccacaagcaaaggatgactctggtgatttattgtctgctgaacaactgatcgtcatttttgaaacaaaactacgaaactgcagaacgcggttagatcaaatcaacgccttaggcaaatttatCATCGAATattcaatataatgagttggttatagtaaattggaatgcttgctcactcaggagcaaaactgctgaattgtccgactttcttcaagagaagaatgccgatattgctattttaactgaaactcatcttaaacctgaaatttctatttttatttccaattacaggattcacaggctcgacaggacaactaccagactaaactaaaaacaaaaaaaaagttgcacTCCATCTCTGGAAAGATGACTTGAACGAGCAAAATTTATAGCgacatttaaatttaaagctatgtttgatttAAGCCATGTTtcccacaaagcaaatacatcatatTTTCGACTATGCCATAAAACTTGAAAAGAATGCCGTTGTAggatgaatcatttgcggcggatgatagtTTATTCATCAAATGAAATAAATGATAgttacttaaaaaaattacagtgttATGTACGAGTCACGACCGATCATGATTACACTAAAAATGAAGTTTTGGAACTCTCCtatcaacagatttaaatttgaaacataGAAGAATAATTATCATCTAATATATCATCGTCAAGTGCGTTCAAGAAGTATTTATAATATTTatagcaaaagtttttttttgcaaacttccACTTCCGTTAGTAAATAGAAACTGCTGTTCACGACAAGTGCCAGCGGTGATTGGTTTGCTATGTTTGATGCCTGTTATTAAAATCGTACGTGAAGTCGACAACAGGTGTTTCCGAAAAggctatatgaaaatttccaacgcagatacaCATCTAcggatttttgttttctctaCAGAACTTCTTAGAACTTATGTATTTTGATGTGTttcttcagaaacatgacgattcAATACAGACCGACGTCAGATAAAAAAGTGGAATCACTGATGCTTCACGATATTCGAAGcgatatttaaacttctctGATTTGTTTGAACGAAATATATAACGAGTCGTTTCATTTCGAAatttaaaagcaaaactaacGGTGGGAAATGTTAGAAACAACATTGCAGGATCGACGTGGATGCACAATGGTTTCTATATAGTATCGTGTACTACCACATGCTAATGGAACTTGGAGATGCAGATTATGTGTAGCCTTGTAGTTAAAAACTAGAGGGTGGTATATGATGCACTACCAAAATTGGGGCCAAaccttatgtgaaatttttcaatatggGCAAGGAAGAAATCggaaatcaattttcaaatcctatcagaactaattagctcaagtgacacgttcccctagttatttggagatttgtgtctCGCTGCCGATATTATGCTTCGTAAGACTGAATCAATTTCTAACCATTTAATAAGGTTACATGATTattgtttgtttcaataataGTAGCTAAGGGCTTACGCTGAAAGAAAGTTCATTGTTTAATCGGTTAGCCGTTTAGCACGAAAATGGAGATACCAGAATGCATAAGACCCTGCAATTCATTCTTGAAGTAATATTTTCGAATCAACttaaatgtggcaaatccagtaagaaatcaccgagatacaagcgaTTCAAATTgggtccgaaaaatctatcgctgaTAGTTCTGAATTGACCTGCTAGTTCACGTAGCAAACGAACAAGTTTTGTAGCAGACGGAAAATGACTCCACATACACAAACGCAACTATTAAGCGAGCGAATGGATACAACTCAGTACTGAAATCCGCTCATTACACTAGTTACGTTTTTCCTTTACAGGCAACCAGCAGAGACTGAAGACTGAAATGGTGAAAAGGCACATGATTATAGATTTTTtgatgcatgacgcaaagcctccttaTAGCAAACGAAGCAGAAGCTACTATATGAAATTTTAGgtttagatctacgattgaaacCGTCGGCCCTGCTCGAAAAATCAAGAAATGACATCATCCGCTGTGATGGGAAAGTTTTGAAATTCTCAGGCCCGGGTATTTGGTAATCTTCGTTACCGGAACTTGCAAGGCGAAGTTTGGTAATTGCGTTTAAACGCACGGAAACCCAAATTTCAGCAATGGTTATCCCTTTTTAGCGAACCGTCTTACCCCACACATTTCGCAAGGGTCAGTGGCCTAATTCGGCTGCAAATCTATTATCATGTGAACGAGAGAGTCACAGAATCTATTATCATGTCCGTGAGAGAGTCACAGAATCACGAGGCTCCAGTGCCATAAGTAACTCATTTGGGTGTTATAGCAAACCTTCCATTGAACGGCAGTTCATTTGCGGTGCTTCAAGTTGTTGATTTGCGTTGGATAGTTTATGAGATCAATACTCGATAAATTAAATATAACTTATGACATCCAATTACTATTTTGGTACGGACGATAAATTAGAACTAAATATTTTAACagctgcacggaacgaccgaaattagctctgcgcctaattcgtattactgtttttgaattagttgattttaacaacaaaatttccaaaataactataaaattagttaaaattgagaatttaatttgctgaaaaaactcttatttttagagaatgtgtttagttggtgaatatcccggacacaaaccagcaatatttcaatccaacacgaaattctcattgacaactaattttgttattaaaatcagaaaatttgtttctatttatctatcaccatcattactgaaggacagcacaaagaaaacaatactgaaatgggtattattaacaagtttattagccaaaaactcatgagaagtgtcaaagcaaaacaatccattaaaaagctaaacaggagagtcttattgaaactgcttgaaaattgttttgatgtttttcgcatgtgttcgatagaaCTTTATTTAAATtgctaaaccgatatgtaaaaatgtcgtaaactgttagaggaaatcgtatttattcagaatttgtgcacacttgaagcgattgtgcgtaatgatgtttttacgcggaacagtgaagtgaatttcgaatgtttcactctaattgtgatgaagtttttttgtatcttcaaaccttccgagctgcgccgtccggtgtactacttgtattcggtttttgttttgcgagtgccaaaagttttcagtgagaatgaagaaaacagtgatttagaagaaaaaaaattcaaaaagatgtttatgtttcgtttgtctttttcttaaatacaacatcgtatttatacctgccaatatagaaaggacaaccgcgtctgaaatttttcggcagtagtgtgccatctattggctagtagtcattacggtgttaccgtttcggtgacagggcgccatatagctgcagattgcagaagccaattcaaccattcatattggttgaaaacaacattttatttctttaattcaactaaaaaattagttgaatggaaatgaaatgtgccttagctaagaaatgacagcacgtttaatttgtgaattcaactaaaaaaatagtcatttcaacaaatattttattattattaagggaatgagaataaaaaatctaaattagcaaaagtaatatttttttagttgtctcaaaaaataactaactaaaatcagcaaatcaactaaatttttcgcgaaaatgctgatttcggccgTTCCGTGTGCACTTGTAACTTGCACTTGTtacacggcaaggcacaaatctccaaacaaCGAGGTACCTGCCACTtgatccaattagttctgattcttgATTCCTGAAGGTGCTATTTTCCATTTGAAAATCACCGATTATTTGCTCCAAgctttgaatttgatcaatcAAAGATGGCTTGTAagttaatattttttctatttcagAGAACTTTAAAGCTCTTACTTTTGGAATGAGGCTTAATTTGGGTATacaaatattaaaaacaaaaggcAGGGATTACTCACGGTTCCTCGTTCCTGAAGGATTAAAATACACCGCTTTAGTGTTCAAGCCTTCTAATTGCTAATTCTAACACGAATCCCAGAGTCAAATgaaagtgtattaaaaattgcCACTGTGTTATAAAACAGAATATGAATGATAAAAGAAGGCACAAGCAGGTagaataaaacatgtttttattttactttaatTTCAGAGTTGTAGTGTTTGTTGCAGACGGATTACGAATGGAATCATTTCTAAGACATCAAGCCAACCGTACCGAATTTTTAAGGAAAATAATTCTTTCTGAAGGAGCATTTGGAATATCTTACACACGAGTTCCAACCGAGTCAAGGCCAGGACATGTAGCTTTATTTGCAGGTACTGTGTGTGCTACTTCGGTTGTACATcaaattattatgattattattattattattgttattattattattattattattattattattattattattattattattattattattattattattattattattattattattattattattattattattattattattattattattattattattattattattattattattattattattactattattattattattattattaactactactactactactactactactactactactactactactactactgctcCTATTATGATCAGTATAATTACTATTTGTCTTTGTCTTCAAGGAATGCATGAAGATCCTAGTGCAGTTTTCAAAGGATGGAAAGAAAACCCGGTGGAGTTTGATTCCGTTTTCAACCGTAGTAactttgcatatatttggggtaGTCCCGATATAGTTTCTGTTTTTTCGTATGGAgcggaaaataaaaatattcgaaCCGATTCATATTCGCCTAACATAGAAAGTTTTTCTCCAACCTCCAATACTAGTGTTTTAGATATATGGGTTTTTGAAAAAGTGAAGGAATTTCTTTCTACATCGGTAAATCGTAACATCATTTCAACGGAAGAAAAAGTTATTTTATTTCTACACCTATTAGGATTAGATACTGCTGGGCATGTACACAAACCATATTCAAAGTATGATTATATGTTTGTGGTAAGTGATTACAGTAATGCATTATGAGTTTAgtcatttttcagaaaatttaaaaattgtggACAAAGGCATTCAGGAAATTGCAACTTTGATCGATAAAACCACAAATCACGATAATAAAACTGCTTTTATATTCACCTCTGATCATGGCATGACGGATAGAGGATCGCACGGATCGGGCGATTTTACTGAAACTGAAACCCCTTTCATTGCGTGGGGTGCTGGAATTCAACACTGGGAAAAGGCCTCGATCGGTGAAAACTTGTAAGTATGCCTATTTTACTAAAACTAGGAGAAACAAGCATTATTTTCTAATAGTTTCCGAACAGCGTTGCTATCCATTCCAAAATGCAATCCCTCCCCATCGCCAATGCAAGTCTCTAACGAAcccgaaattattgaaattggtTCATCCATATCAGAGAAAATTTGGCGGTAATgagtttcaaatttttctgatttATTGATTCTTTTCGGTGAGAATTAAAAAACCTTACTGTTCCTCAGCTATCGGACGACAACATATATTCTTCGTCAGTATTTATTTATTGGGAAAAGCcggatggaaatgaaatgtggcaGTCttactctccagcaggcataaaacctcctcatcatttgtatcaacagataacaatgatccaacagatacatttagacATAACACTAACAAATAAAACTAAATCTTTgaccctataactagttgatgacatcaAGCATAACAGGATAGTAATAGTGCTCTAATATTTCATTttaaccataatttgttcttgcaatAGGTAATATTAGAAAGAGGTGGGAACGTAGcttacgtcgatgaatgtcgatatttatcaat from Malaya genurostris strain Urasoe2022 unplaced genomic scaffold, Malgen_1.1 HiC_scaffold_11, whole genome shotgun sequence harbors:
- the LOC131439915 gene encoding GPI ethanolamine phosphate transferase 1-like isoform X1, which codes for MKLFATIAVCVHISFLLSIFYIYFRSPVLEDLPIGKNGNGLANRVVVFVADGLRMESFLRHQANRTEFLRKIILSEGAFGISYTRVPTESRPGHVALFAGMHEDPSAVFKGWKENPVEFDSVFNRSNFAYIWGSPDIVSVFSYGAENKNIRTDSYSPNIESFSPTSNTSVLDIWVFEKVKEFLSTSVNRNIISTEEKVILFLHLLGLDTAGHVHKPYSNHFSENLKIVDKGIQEIATLIDKTTNHDNKTAFIFTSDHGMTDRGSHGSGDFTETETPFIAWGAGIQHWEKASIGENFKNVTFDEVTIPSWDLNQTDVTPLISTLLGIAIPKQNCGKIPLHYLNASKAFTARSMEKNVEQLYQQYYRWQQKCSQKWFQWSFFKQETVYSTLIGNLKKDMNITANTQNFEQMITLSELLVDVILEAIEYYQTYYKYELLFVLSVAMLGWISIIIGKIFFNGKSFRRVSVRFISRTMAIIFIICIYHTCKFM
- the LOC131439915 gene encoding GPI ethanolamine phosphate transferase 1-like isoform X3, with translation MESFLRHQANRTEFLRKIILSEGAFGISYTRVPTESRPGHVALFAGMHEDPSAVFKGWKENPVEFDSVFNRSNFAYIWGSPDIVSVFSYGAENKNIRTDSYSPNIESFSPTSNTSVLDIWVFEKVKEFLSTSVNRNIISTEEKVILFLHLLGLDTAGHVHKPYSNHFSENLKIVDKGIQEIATLIDKTTNHDNKTAFIFTSDHGMTDRGSHGSGDFTETETPFIAWGAGIQHWEKASIGENFKNVTFDEVTIPSWDLNQTDVTPLISTLLGIAIPKQNCGKIPLHYLNASKAFTARSMEKNVEQLYQQYYRWQQKCSQKWFQWSFFKQETVYSTLIGNLKKDMNITANTQNFEQMITLSELLVDVILEAIEYYQTYYKYELLFVLSVAMLGWISIIIGKIFFNGKSFRRVSVRFISRTMAIIFIICIYHTCKFM
- the LOC131439915 gene encoding GPI ethanolamine phosphate transferase 1-like isoform X2; translation: MTTNERVVVFVADGLRMESFLRHQANRTEFLRKIILSEGAFGISYTRVPTESRPGHVALFAGMHEDPSAVFKGWKENPVEFDSVFNRSNFAYIWGSPDIVSVFSYGAENKNIRTDSYSPNIESFSPTSNTSVLDIWVFEKVKEFLSTSVNRNIISTEEKVILFLHLLGLDTAGHVHKPYSNHFSENLKIVDKGIQEIATLIDKTTNHDNKTAFIFTSDHGMTDRGSHGSGDFTETETPFIAWGAGIQHWEKASIGENFKNVTFDEVTIPSWDLNQTDVTPLISTLLGIAIPKQNCGKIPLHYLNASKAFTARSMEKNVEQLYQQYYRWQQKCSQKWFQWSFFKQETVYSTLIGNLKKDMNITANTQNFEQMITLSELLVDVILEAIEYYQTYYKYELLFVLSVAMLGWISIIIGKIFFNGKSFRRVSVRFISRTMAIIFIICIYHTCKFM